From one Acidimicrobiales bacterium genomic stretch:
- the rpiB gene encoding ribose 5-phosphate isomerase B — protein MRHLAVTVVAIVALPERTHRSCNDGAMRIAIGSDHAGFPLKQHLISALEAAGHEITDVGTESAESTSYVPFCADVGRKVASGEVDRGIVMGGSGQGEQIAANKIPGVRAALCNDLYTARMSRLHNDANVLSIGARIVAAELATEIVTLWLATEFEGGRHQARIDQIAALEN, from the coding sequence TTGAGGCACCTGGCAGTCACCGTCGTCGCGATAGTGGCGCTCCCCGAGCGCACCCACCGGAGCTGCAACGATGGTGCGATGCGCATCGCCATCGGCAGTGACCACGCGGGGTTCCCGCTCAAACAGCACCTGATCTCGGCGCTCGAGGCGGCCGGCCACGAGATCACCGACGTCGGCACGGAGTCCGCAGAGTCCACGAGCTACGTGCCGTTCTGTGCCGACGTCGGGCGCAAGGTCGCCTCGGGCGAGGTCGATCGCGGGATCGTGATGGGCGGGTCCGGTCAGGGCGAGCAGATCGCGGCGAACAAGATCCCCGGCGTGCGGGCTGCGCTGTGCAACGACCTCTACACCGCGCGCATGTCCCGGCTGCACAACGACGCCAACGTGTTGTCCATCGGCGCACGCATCGTCGCCGCGGAGCTCGCGACCGAGATCGTCACGTTGTGGCTCGCCACCGAGTTCGAAGGCGGTCGCCACCAGGCCCGGATCGACCAGATCGCCGCACTCGAGAACTGA
- a CDS encoding nucleotidyl transferase AbiEii/AbiGii toxin family protein, whose protein sequence is MSAKREDPPPNQRSLEKRIDNFARATGRPTRRIQRAVANTVVGQMLPPGVVKGGTAMKLRVGEGTSRFTPDLDAARDAGLGLDDYLDQLSDRLAAGWGGFTGTLTVLDAPEPPGVPEEYVMQPFRIGLAYQSRHWLTVPFELGHDEIGSTQTPALRIADDLIELFDELGLPTPDPIPVLAIEHQIAQKLHACTSINPRTGGNERGHDLVDLQLLVQDEDVDLTAVGATAARLFTARQSHAWPPTVVAYERWDTIYAEAADGLDVLGSVDEAVAWANDLIADMG, encoded by the coding sequence ATGAGCGCGAAGCGGGAAGATCCGCCACCGAACCAGCGGTCGCTGGAGAAGCGGATCGACAACTTCGCCCGGGCAACGGGTCGGCCGACCCGCCGCATCCAACGGGCCGTCGCCAACACCGTTGTGGGACAGATGCTCCCGCCCGGAGTCGTAAAGGGCGGAACCGCCATGAAACTCCGCGTCGGAGAAGGGACGAGCCGCTTCACTCCCGACCTCGACGCCGCCCGAGACGCCGGGCTCGGCCTCGACGACTACCTCGACCAACTCAGCGACCGCCTGGCCGCCGGATGGGGTGGCTTCACCGGCACCCTCACCGTGCTGGACGCTCCCGAGCCTCCAGGAGTGCCCGAGGAGTACGTGATGCAGCCGTTCCGCATCGGGCTCGCCTACCAGAGCCGCCACTGGTTGACCGTGCCCTTCGAACTCGGCCACGACGAGATCGGCAGCACCCAGACTCCGGCGCTCCGCATCGCCGACGACCTCATCGAGCTGTTCGACGAACTCGGCCTACCCACGCCGGACCCAATCCCGGTGCTCGCCATCGAACATCAAATCGCTCAGAAGCTCCACGCCTGCACGAGCATCAACCCGCGGACCGGCGGGAACGAACGGGGACACGACCTGGTCGACCTCCAACTGCTCGTGCAAGACGAAGACGTCGACCTCACCGCGGTGGGCGCCACAGCCGCCCGCCTCTTCACGGCCCGCCAGAGCCACGCTTGGCCGCCCACCGTCGTCGCCTACGAGCGCTGGGACACCATCTACGCCGAAGCAGCCGACGGCCTCGACGTCCTGGGCAGCGTCGACGAGGCAGTCGCCTGGGCCAACGACCTCATCGCCGACATGGGGTAG
- a CDS encoding nucleotidyltransferase family protein — MVIVARHHGRSVAIFGSVARGNERPGSDIDFLVELEPDARPIEILSIGVELEEALGVKVDVGTPSSLREWLRDQVLAEAVPL; from the coding sequence CTGGTCATCGTCGCGCGCCATCACGGTCGGTCGGTCGCCATCTTCGGCTCGGTAGCTCGGGGAAACGAGCGGCCGGGAAGCGACATTGACTTCCTGGTCGAGCTCGAACCTGACGCTCGACCGATCGAGATTCTGTCGATCGGCGTGGAGCTCGAAGAGGCGCTCGGTGTGAAGGTCGACGTCGGCACTCCGTCGTCTCTTCGGGAATGGCTGCGAGACCAGGTCCTGGCCGAGGCCGTCCCGCTTTGA
- a CDS encoding DHA2 family efflux MFS transporter permease subunit — translation MNADPSGLRLASPEGRWVVAAMVLGSGVTFLNSTVVNVALPSIAEDLDTDLAGLQWVTNGYLLTLAALILVGGSAGDIYGRKRMFLYGMGLLCAGSVLGGVAPELWVVVAGRLLQGVGASLMVPASLAIVDAAFHPDDKGAAIGAWASGSALSTATGPLLGGVLIEALNWRVVFFISLPLAVVATWATWRHVPESRDPRARTLDLRGGGLAVIAVSGITYALVQAPTDGWGDGPVVLTATIGVLAIAMFVVAERASGDPMLPFRLFSSRQFSGANLYTLVVYLALGGAFFFLTIQLQTVVGWSATAAGAATLPMSFLTIIGSPVAGKLSARHGPRVLLVTGPLAMAGGLLLLSAIDADASYLTDVVPGVIIMGVGLATMVAPLTASVLAAAAADDVGIASAVNNAVARVGSLLATALLPAAAGITGAVGGAEFARGYERALLISAVLCVVGSAVAWMTITRSVETHTAQQTSVASGCTQVSVPDPAAATG, via the coding sequence GTGAACGCCGACCCGTCCGGTCTCCGCCTCGCGAGCCCCGAAGGCCGTTGGGTCGTCGCGGCGATGGTGCTGGGTTCGGGCGTCACCTTCCTCAACTCGACGGTCGTCAACGTCGCCCTGCCGTCCATCGCCGAGGACCTCGACACCGACCTCGCGGGCCTGCAGTGGGTCACCAACGGGTACCTGTTGACGCTCGCGGCGCTGATCCTCGTCGGCGGCTCTGCCGGCGATATCTACGGCCGCAAGCGGATGTTCCTGTACGGGATGGGCCTGCTGTGCGCGGGGTCGGTTCTCGGCGGCGTCGCCCCGGAACTGTGGGTGGTCGTCGCGGGTCGACTCCTGCAGGGCGTCGGCGCCTCGCTGATGGTGCCCGCGAGCCTGGCGATCGTGGACGCCGCCTTCCATCCCGACGACAAGGGCGCGGCCATCGGCGCCTGGGCGTCGGGTTCGGCGCTGTCGACCGCCACGGGGCCCCTTCTCGGTGGTGTCCTGATCGAGGCGCTGAACTGGCGGGTCGTCTTCTTCATCTCACTGCCGCTGGCCGTCGTGGCCACCTGGGCCACCTGGCGCCACGTCCCGGAGTCCCGTGACCCGCGGGCCCGCACGCTCGACCTGCGCGGGGGCGGTCTCGCCGTGATCGCGGTGTCCGGCATCACCTACGCCCTCGTCCAGGCCCCCACCGACGGCTGGGGCGACGGCCCGGTGGTGCTCACCGCGACCATCGGCGTGCTCGCAATCGCGATGTTCGTCGTCGCCGAGCGGGCATCGGGCGACCCGATGCTCCCGTTCCGGCTGTTCTCGTCACGCCAGTTCTCGGGGGCGAACCTCTACACACTCGTCGTCTACCTCGCCCTCGGCGGTGCCTTCTTCTTCCTGACGATCCAACTCCAGACCGTCGTGGGGTGGAGCGCCACGGCCGCCGGAGCGGCCACCCTCCCGATGAGCTTCCTGACGATCATCGGGTCGCCCGTCGCCGGGAAGCTGTCCGCGCGCCATGGACCGCGCGTCCTTCTCGTGACCGGACCACTCGCGATGGCCGGTGGGCTTCTCCTGCTGAGCGCGATCGACGCCGACGCGTCCTATCTCACCGACGTCGTCCCCGGGGTGATCATCATGGGCGTCGGCCTCGCGACGATGGTCGCCCCGCTCACGGCCTCGGTTCTCGCCGCGGCCGCCGCCGACGACGTCGGCATCGCGTCCGCCGTCAACAACGCGGTGGCCCGGGTCGGCAGCCTGCTCGCCACGGCGCTGTTGCCCGCCGCGGCCGGCATCACCGGCGCGGTCGGTGGCGCGGAGTTCGCCCGGGGCTACGAACGCGCACTTCTCATCTCGGCGGTTCTGTGTGTGGTCGGCTCCGCCGTGGCCTGGATGACGATCACCCGATCCGTCGAGACCCACACGGCTCAACAAACGAGCGTGGCGTCGGGGTGTACCCAGGTCAGCGTGCCCGATCCGGCCGCCGCCACGGGCTGA
- a CDS encoding MMPL family transporter, with amino-acid sequence MTVVIAWIAAVVVIGGISSAAGSAFRSEFSLPDVESQRGFEIFEDRFGGDGSGQTGQIVFEAEQGVEDPAVRSAMVNYLAEVDEIDDVIVRSPYEDDNETQISADGTIAFAEIEIPRDASVETGADIGAEMDELAPELDGLRVEIGGVIFAEFEPPETEFIGLAFAIFVLLIGFGSVLAMGLPIGTAIGGIGAGVGIVTILSNVVEMPDFTSLIAIMIGLGVGIDYALFIVTRFREELHRGRDPETATGIAIDTAGRAVLFAGTTVIISLLGMLLMGVQFVRGLGIGASITVAATMVASITLLPAVLGFVGPRVEVTRYRGIVAAAIVAAALFTLGIGADPATVTGPILLLAVAVMVIGSFRGPLRRTLPQRKPKPIEQTVPYRWSRWIQRNPWPAVLGGLVVLVLLALPVLGLRLGFADEGNFSEDTTTRQAYDLISEGFGPGTNGPLLVVAELPAGGDDAVLDRITAGLASTDGIDRFSEPIVSDDGDGVFWRVIPETSPQDEDTTDLVNTLRDEVIPAATDGSAVEPAVTGSVAVAVDFATYLGDRLPLFFGVVLALSFILLMAVFRSLLVPLKAVLMNLISIGAAYGVVVAVFQWGWGGSILNIEPAPVESWLPMMMFAIVFGLSMDYEVFLLSRVKEEYDRTGDNAGAVADGLAATARVITAAAAIMVVVFGSFMLETDRGVKMFGLGLAVAVALDATIVRMLLVPATMELLGDRNWWLPRWLDRLIPKIDVEGGGDEPDGDGEPGGGADRRERVPAGV; translated from the coding sequence ATGACCGTCGTCATCGCATGGATCGCCGCTGTCGTGGTCATCGGCGGGATCTCGTCCGCCGCCGGTAGCGCGTTCCGCAGCGAGTTCAGCCTGCCCGACGTCGAGAGCCAGCGCGGTTTCGAGATCTTCGAGGACCGCTTCGGCGGTGACGGTTCGGGCCAGACGGGACAGATCGTCTTCGAGGCCGAACAGGGCGTCGAGGACCCGGCCGTGCGGTCGGCGATGGTCAACTACCTGGCCGAGGTCGACGAGATCGACGACGTCATCGTGCGCAGCCCCTACGAGGACGACAACGAGACCCAGATCTCCGCGGACGGCACCATCGCCTTCGCCGAGATCGAGATCCCCCGGGACGCGAGCGTGGAGACCGGCGCAGACATCGGCGCCGAGATGGACGAACTCGCCCCTGAACTCGACGGGCTTCGGGTGGAGATCGGCGGCGTGATCTTCGCTGAGTTCGAACCCCCCGAGACCGAGTTCATCGGACTCGCCTTCGCGATCTTCGTCCTGTTGATCGGCTTCGGCTCGGTCCTCGCAATGGGCCTGCCGATCGGCACGGCCATCGGCGGCATCGGCGCCGGCGTCGGCATCGTCACGATCCTGTCGAACGTCGTGGAGATGCCCGACTTCACGAGCCTCATCGCGATCATGATCGGTCTCGGCGTCGGGATCGACTACGCCTTGTTCATCGTCACCCGGTTCCGTGAGGAACTCCATCGCGGCCGGGATCCCGAGACCGCGACGGGCATCGCGATCGACACCGCCGGGCGGGCGGTGCTCTTCGCGGGGACCACCGTGATCATCTCGCTGCTGGGCATGCTCCTCATGGGCGTGCAGTTCGTCCGGGGACTCGGGATCGGCGCGTCGATCACCGTCGCCGCAACCATGGTCGCCTCGATCACGCTTCTACCCGCTGTGCTCGGCTTCGTCGGGCCCCGCGTCGAGGTGACGCGCTACCGCGGCATCGTCGCCGCAGCCATCGTCGCCGCCGCGTTGTTCACCCTCGGAATCGGGGCCGACCCGGCCACCGTGACCGGACCCATCCTGCTGCTCGCAGTGGCCGTGATGGTGATCGGTTCGTTCCGCGGGCCCCTGCGCAGGACGCTCCCGCAACGCAAGCCGAAGCCCATCGAGCAGACCGTCCCCTACCGGTGGAGCCGTTGGATCCAGCGCAACCCCTGGCCGGCGGTTCTGGGCGGTCTCGTCGTTCTCGTGCTGTTGGCCCTTCCCGTGCTCGGGCTACGCCTCGGCTTCGCCGACGAGGGGAACTTCTCCGAGGACACGACCACACGCCAGGCCTACGACCTCATCTCCGAGGGGTTCGGACCCGGCACGAACGGGCCGCTACTCGTGGTGGCTGAACTCCCGGCCGGCGGCGACGACGCGGTGCTGGATCGCATCACGGCCGGCCTCGCCTCGACCGACGGGATCGACCGCTTCAGCGAGCCGATCGTCAGCGACGACGGCGACGGTGTGTTCTGGAGGGTCATTCCCGAGACCTCCCCCCAGGACGAGGACACGACGGACCTCGTCAACACGTTGCGCGACGAGGTCATCCCCGCCGCAACCGATGGCTCTGCCGTGGAACCCGCCGTCACCGGATCCGTGGCGGTCGCCGTCGATTTCGCCACCTATCTCGGCGACCGCCTGCCGCTGTTCTTCGGCGTCGTGCTCGCGCTGTCGTTCATCTTGCTGATGGCCGTGTTCCGTTCGCTGCTCGTCCCGCTCAAAGCCGTTCTCATGAACCTGATCTCGATCGGTGCCGCCTACGGCGTGGTCGTGGCGGTGTTCCAGTGGGGATGGGGCGGCAGCATCTTGAACATCGAGCCGGCACCCGTCGAGTCCTGGTTGCCGATGATGATGTTCGCGATCGTCTTCGGGCTCTCCATGGACTACGAGGTGTTCCTGCTGTCGCGGGTGAAGGAGGAGTACGACCGCACCGGCGACAACGCGGGCGCCGTCGCGGACGGCCTCGCCGCGACCGCCCGGGTGATCACCGCCGCCGCGGCGATCATGGTCGTGGTCTTCGGCAGCTTCATGTTGGAGACCGACCGTGGAGTGAAGATGTTCGGCCTCGGTCTCGCCGTGGCCGTGGCGCTCGACGCGACGATCGTGCGCATGCTCCTGGTGCCCGCCACGATGGAACTCCTCGGTGACAGGAACTGGTGGCTGCCGCGCTGGCTCGACCGGCTCATCCCGAAGATCGACGTCGAGGGTGGCGGCGACGAACCCGACGGCGACGGGGAACCGGGCGGCGGGGCAGACAGGCGCGAGCGGGTCCCCGCGGGGGTCTGA
- a CDS encoding antibiotic biosynthesis monooxygenase, which yields MRPDRLADFERWENDINTAVARFDGYLGAEVFPPRGGDDFEYVTVIHFDTPEHLEDWENSEECHGWLAAAEDFIERTETRTAQGIELWFSLPRRQGTGHPPLWKSVLVSSVAVYALLLGLDEVLAPLIDGLPDRLSLAISVLVLSALLTWPVLPYLTRTLSGWLYSTGEVKDRR from the coding sequence GTGCGCCCAGACCGGCTCGCCGACTTCGAACGGTGGGAGAACGACATCAACACGGCCGTCGCACGCTTCGACGGCTACCTCGGTGCGGAGGTCTTCCCACCCCGTGGCGGCGACGACTTCGAGTACGTCACCGTCATCCACTTCGACACGCCGGAGCACCTCGAGGACTGGGAGAACTCCGAGGAGTGCCACGGTTGGCTCGCGGCGGCCGAGGACTTCATCGAACGGACCGAGACCCGCACGGCCCAGGGAATCGAACTCTGGTTCTCTCTGCCCCGACGTCAGGGGACCGGCCACCCGCCGCTGTGGAAGAGCGTGCTGGTGTCCTCCGTCGCCGTCTACGCGCTGCTGCTCGGCCTCGACGAGGTCCTCGCGCCCCTCATCGACGGCCTCCCCGACCGCCTATCTCTCGCAATCTCGGTGCTCGTGCTCTCGGCGCTGCTCACCTGGCCCGTGCTCCCGTATCTCACACGGACACTGTCCGGCTGGCTCTACTCGACGGGCGAAGTCAAGGACCGGCGGTAG
- a CDS encoding diguanylate cyclase: MTAVMRPHDARELAPRVWWVGGTIPGDSFQCHVYLIEQGDQSVVVDPGSALTADHVMDAIDEIVGLRNVRWLIASHSDPDVVTAIPSFVRRGIHPDAVMVTQWRSAALTDHADLGLPTWLIEENDWRLDLEDRGLRFAFTPYVHFPGAFCTFDEASGILFSSDLFGGFSGPDGLFAESMSYFDEIRVFHEHYMPGREFLAHAVAQLSELPIATIAPQHGRIIPAELVEPIMAKVADLECGIYLMASEDPGLAFLLEANRAMKQATEVLTAEPDFSRVAPTLSAIFESFVGAAAEEFWVREGTTTLCFAAETDFTGQPAVPGPAVASALAGDSAVEGGRVAIALPAPDGGSGGAAMVLDSAPDLDGPTTAIIERMAPLIEVALERETMRRLAELDRARLYDRATHDPLTGLYNRAYLEDVAERILAFDDRHRTGIAAVMIDIDHFKDVNDTHGHAIGDRVLARVAAVTHSTVRGDDIAVRLGGEEFLVLSSGLDPDGARFTAERLREAVANTPGDGPAVTISAGVANRRVRESLESLLGRADEALYRAKENGRDRVECSG, translated from the coding sequence ATGACGGCGGTGATGCGCCCCCACGACGCGAGGGAACTCGCGCCCCGCGTCTGGTGGGTGGGTGGCACCATCCCGGGCGATTCCTTCCAGTGTCACGTCTATCTGATCGAACAGGGCGACCAGTCCGTGGTCGTCGATCCCGGCTCAGCGCTCACCGCCGACCACGTCATGGACGCCATCGACGAGATCGTCGGACTCCGCAATGTCCGTTGGCTGATCGCCTCGCACTCGGATCCAGACGTGGTCACCGCGATTCCCAGCTTCGTCAGGCGCGGAATCCACCCCGACGCCGTGATGGTCACGCAGTGGCGAAGTGCGGCTCTCACCGACCATGCCGACCTCGGACTCCCCACCTGGCTCATCGAGGAGAACGACTGGCGGCTCGACCTCGAAGATCGAGGCCTGCGGTTCGCTTTCACGCCCTACGTGCACTTCCCGGGGGCGTTCTGCACCTTCGACGAGGCGAGCGGCATCCTCTTCTCGTCCGACCTGTTCGGGGGGTTCTCCGGACCGGACGGCCTCTTCGCCGAGTCGATGTCCTATTTCGACGAGATCCGGGTGTTCCACGAGCACTACATGCCGGGCAGGGAGTTCCTCGCCCACGCCGTGGCGCAGTTGAGCGAACTGCCCATCGCCACGATCGCACCCCAACACGGTCGGATCATCCCCGCCGAGCTCGTCGAGCCGATCATGGCGAAGGTCGCAGACCTGGAATGCGGGATCTACCTCATGGCGTCGGAGGACCCGGGACTCGCGTTCCTGCTCGAGGCGAACCGCGCGATGAAACAGGCCACCGAGGTGCTCACGGCCGAACCGGACTTCTCGCGAGTCGCCCCGACCCTGTCGGCGATCTTCGAATCGTTCGTCGGCGCGGCCGCGGAGGAGTTCTGGGTGCGGGAAGGCACCACGACCCTGTGTTTCGCCGCTGAAACGGACTTCACCGGCCAACCCGCTGTTCCCGGACCTGCAGTTGCTTCAGCACTCGCCGGAGACTCGGCGGTGGAGGGCGGTCGCGTCGCCATAGCCCTTCCCGCACCCGACGGTGGCAGCGGCGGCGCCGCCATGGTGCTGGACTCCGCGCCGGACCTCGACGGGCCGACGACAGCAATCATCGAGCGGATGGCGCCACTCATCGAGGTCGCCCTCGAGCGCGAGACCATGCGCCGACTCGCCGAACTCGACCGGGCCCGGCTGTACGACCGCGCGACGCACGACCCGCTCACCGGGCTCTACAACCGGGCATACCTCGAGGACGTGGCCGAACGCATCCTGGCCTTCGACGACCGCCACCGGACGGGGATCGCCGCAGTCATGATCGACATCGACCACTTCAAGGACGTCAACGACACGCACGGACACGCCATCGGCGACCGCGTGCTGGCCCGGGTTGCTGCGGTGACCCACAGCACCGTCCGCGGTGACGACATCGCCGTGCGCCTCGGAGGCGAGGAATTCCTGGTGCTCTCATCGGGCCTGGACCCGGACGGCGCCCGCTTCACCGCAGAGCGTCTCCGGGAGGCCGTGGCGAACACACCGGGGGACGGACCGGCCGTCACGATCAGTGCCGGGGTTGCGAATCGACGCGTGCGCGAGAGCCTCGAGTCTCTGCTGGGTCGCGCAGACGAGGCGCTGTACCGCGCCAAGGAGAACGGCCGCGATCGGGTGGAGTGCTCCGGTTGA
- a CDS encoding type IV toxin-antitoxin system AbiEi family antitoxin domain-containing protein: MTLADTYRRQLRDLAFDQYGYVTTRDADELDVPPVELRKLAARGGLEHVGRGVYRFEEIPKTACDEYMEAVLLVGRDAYLTHDAVLALHDLGLVNPRRIRVGTPHRVRTQLPDRVEMIRRDLDPADLTRFEGVPTTTVARALVDCRDLVMGERLVDAAQEAAERGLLTRREGREILADLGASA, translated from the coding sequence ATGACGCTTGCAGACACCTACCGGCGACAGCTTCGCGACCTGGCCTTCGATCAGTACGGCTACGTCACGACCCGCGACGCCGACGAACTCGATGTCCCGCCGGTCGAACTGCGCAAGCTCGCGGCGAGGGGTGGTCTCGAGCATGTCGGGCGGGGTGTCTACCGCTTCGAGGAGATCCCCAAGACGGCCTGCGACGAGTACATGGAGGCGGTCCTCCTCGTAGGTCGCGATGCGTACCTCACCCATGACGCCGTGCTCGCTCTCCACGACCTCGGCCTCGTCAACCCTCGCCGCATCCGAGTCGGCACGCCGCATCGAGTGCGCACTCAACTCCCCGACCGCGTCGAGATGATCCGTCGCGACCTCGACCCGGCCGACCTCACCCGGTTCGAGGGAGTCCCGACGACGACCGTGGCGCGGGCACTCGTCGACTGCAGGGACCTTGTCATGGGCGAGCGACTCGTCGACGCCGCCCAGGAGGCAGCGGAACGAGGTCTGCTCACGCGGCGCGAGGGCCGAGAGATCCTCGCGGACCTCGGGGCTTCGGCATGA